One Thunnus thynnus chromosome 18, fThuThy2.1, whole genome shotgun sequence genomic region harbors:
- the myct1a gene encoding myc target protein 1 homolog: MAENNTNVFLEILQSFDAVPLIIAFCVSMAVGLVLGALIYVILTWMSRRRAGSASITRRPPRQSRTSPRSRPGFNRNSSYDRRSNNSLVSAAFSFHRQTSSPDHLDPLGHKSSFRASTFHPLLQCSQIAREAEEGSQTTLPRTPTLTTSAGSAQTAAHPAATPPRPESFWGNNGLRGFQATQTPPPAYESIIRAYQETCT; this comes from the exons atGGCTGAGAACAACACAAATGTCTTTCTGGAAATACTTCAGTCTTTCGATGCTG TCCCTCTGATCATAGCTTTCTGTGTGTCCATGGCGGTGGGCCTGGTCTTGGGGGCCCTCATTTACGTGATCCTGACCTGGATGTCCCGACGCAGAGCAGGCTCTGCCAGCATCACCCGCCGCCCGCCTCGCCAATCGCGCACCTCCCCTCGATCCCGTCCAGGCTTCAACCGCAACAGCAGCTACGACCGGCGGAGCAACAACAGTTTGGTCAGTGCTGCTTTTAGCTTCCACCGCCAGACTTCCTCACCAGATCACCTCGACCCACTGGGGCACAAATCCAGCTTTAGGGCCTCAACcttccatcctctcctccagtGCAGCCAAATCGCaagggaggcagaggaggggagCCAGACCACGCTGCCTCGGACACCGACCTTGACAACCTCAGCTGGATCGGCTCAAACAGCGGCTCATCCAGCTGCCACCCCACCCAGACCTGAGTCATTTTGGGGGAACAATGGCCTCAGGGGTTTCCAAGCTACACAGACCCCACCTCCAGCGTATGAGAGCATTATTAGGGCTTATCAGGAAACATGCACctga
- the serac1 gene encoding protein SERAC1 codes for MSVAALRLIRCRRLSTAGPPGVKKVLQWKDLRQVAKVTSAVVLGGCLFITYEVVALDKAVTIDTSAILQEKYKSYIYLKATPSDEKENLTAGLTHKARRELHKVARRFVEISSRLLLRSLDEHFSHVDADPHEVALWVLLKRTQSATKAIRLQAVQELAKNHHWHDYQYQTAAQVIDQRTAVGLARTPQVDLRFFRPAPALPDLEDGLSAEDGLRELLASLPQSEVDKCVQYFTSLALRESTQSLAAQRGGLWCFGGNGLPYAQSLTSVPSEKVESFCLQALVQHSKVQSHCDPIVASGGLQLLQRVYQLRRDSLKIQRNIVRIIGNLAVNDSVHQAIVQSGWVSVLAEMMQSPHVMQASHAARALANLDRETVKEKYQDGVYILHPQTRDNQPIKADVLFIHGILGAAFKTWRQKDQNLLEEEKDKESRDDYTECWPKSWLAADCPNLRVLSVEYDSHLSDWMAKCPVETQRKSLAYRSRELLKKLKMAGVGERPVVWVAHSMGGLLVKKMLLDASEDPDMHGLFKNTKGVMFYSVPHHGTSMAEYSINVRYLLFPSIEVRELCKDSPALRNLNENFLNIAKEKEFKVLSFAETMPTNIGPMIKILVVPTQSADLGIGDLIEVDVDHLNICKPEKKDSFLYKRSLQFIQEALQSYISH; via the exons ATGTCTGTTGCTGCTCTACGTTTGATCCGCTGTCGGAGACTGAGCACAGCTGGGCCACCTGGTGTGAAGAAAGTGCTACAGTGGAAAGATTTAA GGCAGGTtgcgaaagtcactagtgcggtTGTCTTGGG GGGCTGTCTTTTTATTACTTATGAGGTGGTTGCCTTGGACAAGGCTGTGACCATTGACACTAGTGCCATTCTTCAGGAGAAGTACAAGTCTTACATTTACCTGAAAGCCACTCCCTCAGATGAAAAGGAGAACCTTACTGCAG GGCTCACACACAAAGCAAGGAGGGAACTACATAAAGTAGCGAGACGGTTTGTGGAAATATCCTCTAGGCTTTTGCTGCGATCATTAGATG AGCACTTCAGTCATGTGGATGCAGACCCACATGAAGTGGCATTATGGGTCCTGCTGAAGAGGACGCAGTCGGCCACAAAGGCCATCAGACTACAGGCTGTACAGGAGCTTGCAAAAAATCACCACTGGCATg ACTACCAGTACCAGACAGCAGCCCAGGTAATAGACCAGAGAACAGCAGTGGGCCTGGCTCGGACTCCTCAGGTAGACCTGCGGTTCTTCCGGCCCGCTCCTGCACTGCCTGACCTAGAGGAT GGTCTGTCAGCAGAGGATGGACTGAGGGAGCTGCTGGCGTCTCTGCCTCAGTCTGAGGTGGACAAATGTGTTCAATACTTCACCTCACTGGCCCTGAGAGAGAGCACTCAGTCTCTGGCAGCACAGCGG GGTGGTCTGTGGTGTTTTGGTGGCAATGGGCTGCCCTACGCCCAGAGTCTCACCTCTGTTCCCTCTGAGAAGGTGGAATCCTTCTGCCTACAAGCACTGGTACAGCACTCCAAG GTCCAGAGTCACTGTGACCCCATAGTTGCCAGTGGGGGTCTACAGCTCCTCCAGAGGGTTTATCAGCTCCGTAGAGACTCCCTGAAGATTCAGAGGAACATTGTTCGCATCATAGGAAACTTGGCAGTCAATGACAGTGTTCACCAGGCCATAGTGCAGTCTG GCTGGGTGTCTGTCTTGGCTGAGATGATGCAGTCTCCTCATGTTATGCAGGCGTCTCATGCAGCTCGCGCTCTAGCCAACCTGGACAGGGAGACGGTGAAGGAGAAATACCAAGATGGCGTCTATATCCTCCACCCACAAACACGTGACAA CCAGCCAATCAAAGCAGATGTGCTGTTCATACATGGGATTCTAGGGGCAGCCTTTAAGACATGGCGGCAGAAGGACCAAAATTTgttagaggaagagaaggacaAAGAGAGCAGGGATGATTACACAGAATGCTGGCCAAAG TCATGGTTGGCTGCTGATTGTCCAAATCTGAGAGTACTATCAGTGGAATATGACAGTCACCTCAGTGACTGGATGGCCAAGTGTCCTGTTGAGACTCAAAG GAAGTCTTTGGCCTACAGAAGTCGAGAGCTGCTAAAGAAGTTAAAGATGGCGGGAGTTGGAGAGAGGCCCGTGGTCTGGGTAGCCCACAGTATGGGAG GTTTGCTTGTGAAAAAAATGCTGCTGGATGCCTCAGAGGATCCAGATATGCACGGGCTGTTTAAAAACACCAAGGGTGTTATGTTCTATAGTGTTCCTCACCATGGCACCTCTATGGCCGAATACTCGATCAATGTCAGATATCTCCTGTTCCCCTCTATAGAGGTCAGAGAACTTTGTAAAG aCTCGCCAGCACTGCGCAACCTGAATGAGAACTTCCTGAATATCGCCAAAGAAAAGGAATTCAAGGTGTTAAGCTTTGCAGAGACAATGCCAACAAACATTGGTCCCATGATCAAGATACTGGTGGTACCGACACAGTCCGCAG ATCTTGGCATCGGGGATCTGATTGAGGTGGATGTAGATCATCTCAACATCTGCAAGCCAGAAAAGAAGGACTCATTCCTGTACAAGCGCAGTCTTCAGTTCATCCAGGAAGCACTGCAGAGCTACATCAGCCACTGA